The Chitinophagales bacterium genome has a segment encoding these proteins:
- the murG gene encoding undecaprenyldiphospho-muramoylpentapeptide beta-N-acetylglucosaminyltransferase — protein MDNINKTYKFIISGGGTGGHIFPAIAIADALKAINTNNEILFVGANGKMEMEKVPAAGYNIKGLDVAGLQRSLSPKNLLLPFKVLKSLFQAYKIIKNYKPNACIGVGGYASAPTLFVAALMGIKTFIQEQNSYPGITNKILSKFANTIFVSYEHMNQFFPNDKIVLAGNPIRKDIVQTNIDKNNAYSHFNLNNTKKTILIIGGSLGARTINQSVQKFYQDWINNDYQILWQTGKFYYDNIVKEIPNAPNDLKIMQFIKEMDLAYTVADVIISRAGALSISELCVIGKPCILIPSPNVSEDHQTKNAMALVNKNAAVLVKDNEATQVLGTTLLQLMNNEQQLQSLSNNIKSLAKNNAANTIAQTIIQKINA, from the coding sequence TTGGATAATATAAATAAAACATATAAATTTATTATTTCTGGAGGTGGAACTGGTGGTCACATATTTCCTGCTATTGCAATTGCAGATGCTTTAAAAGCAATTAATACCAATAACGAAATTTTATTTGTTGGTGCTAATGGCAAAATGGAAATGGAAAAAGTACCAGCTGCTGGTTATAATATCAAAGGACTAGATGTTGCTGGTTTGCAAAGAAGTCTATCACCAAAAAATTTATTATTGCCATTTAAAGTTCTAAAAAGTTTATTTCAAGCATATAAAATTATTAAAAACTATAAACCAAATGCTTGTATTGGTGTTGGTGGATATGCTAGTGCTCCAACTTTATTTGTAGCAGCTTTAATGGGAATTAAAACATTTATTCAAGAACAAAATTCATATCCAGGAATTACCAATAAAATTCTATCCAAATTTGCCAATACTATTTTTGTAAGCTACGAGCATATGAACCAATTTTTTCCTAATGATAAAATTGTACTAGCAGGAAATCCAATTAGAAAAGATATAGTTCAAACAAATATTGATAAAAACAATGCATATTCACATTTTAATCTAAATAATACTAAAAAAACAATATTAATTATTGGTGGAAGTTTAGGTGCAAGAACCATTAATCAAAGTGTTCAAAAATTCTATCAAGATTGGATCAATAATGACTATCAAATCTTGTGGCAAACAGGTAAATTTTACTACGATAATATTGTAAAAGAAATTCCTAATGCACCAAACGACTTAAAAATTATGCAGTTCATTAAAGAAATGGACTTAGCTTATACGGTTGCAGATGTTATTATTTCAAGAGCTGGTGCTTTGTCAATTTCTGAACTTTGTGTTATTGGCAAACCTTGTATTTTAATTCCATCTCCAAATGTTTCCGAAGATCATCAAACTAAAAATGCAATGGCTTTAGTCAACAAAAATGCAGCTGTTTTAGTAAAAGATAATGAAGCAACGCAAGTATTAGGTACTACCTTATTACAGCTAATGAACAACGAACAACAATTACAATCACTAAGCAATAATATTAAGTCACTAGCTAAAAATAATGCAGCCAATACTATTGCTCAAACTATAATTCAAAAAATCAATGCATAG
- a CDS encoding UDP-N-acetylmuramate--L-alanine ligase has product MHSFNNIQQVYFLGIGGIGMSALARYFNKIGVQVTGYDKTPTELTNQLQQEGITITFEDSIDTLNKNADLVIYTPAIPKNHIQYNWYLEHNFTIKKRAVVLGEIANQYFQIAVAGSHGKTSTASIVTHILKTANKDVAAFLGGIATNYNTNFLFGNQYAVVEADEFDRSFMSLKPNLAIITAIDSDHLDIYGDLSAIEKSFTNFTYNIKNDGCIVHHLSVKKELLNPEVKNISYHFNDTNANVYTQNFRIENNSYVFDINVNGNSIADIHYYYGGKHNIENALAAVTIAYLLEIDTEHIKTALATFKGVKRRFEIHHQSNKYILIDDYAHHPKELEAVIHAVKELYPNKQLTVVFQPHLYSRTKDFYKEFAQSLSLADTVLLFDIYPARELPIEGVTSQLILDEITTTKKQIVAKEALVNTLKNINEKEIILTVGAGDINLLIDDIKTMLTNE; this is encoded by the coding sequence ATGCATAGCTTTAATAACATACAACAAGTTTATTTTCTAGGTATCGGTGGTATCGGAATGAGTGCTTTGGCAAGGTACTTCAATAAAATTGGTGTACAAGTTACTGGTTATGATAAAACACCAACAGAACTAACCAATCAGTTACAACAAGAAGGTATTACCATTACTTTTGAAGATAGTATCGATACACTAAATAAAAATGCAGATTTAGTTATATATACACCAGCTATTCCTAAAAATCATATACAATATAATTGGTATTTAGAACATAATTTTACTATAAAAAAACGAGCAGTTGTACTTGGCGAAATTGCTAATCAATACTTTCAAATTGCAGTGGCTGGTTCGCATGGTAAAACTTCTACAGCATCTATTGTTACACATATATTAAAAACAGCCAATAAAGATGTGGCTGCTTTCTTAGGTGGAATTGCTACAAACTACAATACCAATTTCTTATTTGGCAATCAATATGCAGTGGTTGAAGCAGATGAATTTGATAGAAGTTTCATGTCTTTAAAACCAAACTTGGCTATCATTACGGCAATCGATTCAGATCATTTAGATATTTATGGCGATTTAAGTGCTATTGAAAAATCATTTACTAATTTTACATATAATATTAAAAATGATGGTTGTATTGTACATCATCTATCTGTAAAAAAAGAATTACTCAATCCAGAAGTAAAAAACATAAGCTATCATTTTAACGATACTAATGCAAATGTATATACACAAAACTTTAGAATTGAAAATAATAGTTATGTATTTGATATTAATGTAAATGGGAATAGCATTGCAGATATTCATTACTACTACGGTGGAAAACATAATATAGAAAATGCATTAGCTGCTGTAACTATTGCATATTTATTAGAAATTGATACGGAACATATTAAAACTGCTTTGGCTACATTCAAAGGTGTTAAACGCAGATTCGAAATTCATCATCAGTCTAATAAATATATTTTAATTGATGATTATGCACATCATCCAAAAGAATTAGAAGCAGTAATTCATGCAGTAAAAGAGTTGTATCCAAACAAGCAATTAACTGTTGTTTTTCAACCTCATTTGTATTCTCGAACTAAAGATTTTTACAAAGAATTTGCTCAATCATTATCTTTAGCAGATACTGTTTTGTTGTTTGATATTTATCCAGCAAGAGAATTGCCAATCGAAGGTGTTACAAGTCAACTTATTTTAGATGAGATTACTACAACAAAGAAACAAATTGTAGCAAAAGAAGCACTAGTCAATACACTCAAAAATATCAATGAAAAAGAAATTATTTTAACAGTAGGTGCTGGCGATATTAACTTATTAATTGACGATATAAAAACAATGCTAACAAATGAATAA
- the ftsA gene encoding cell division protein FtsA yields METNNNVKSKFNDVVCAIDIGTSKVAALVARRNQYNKVEILGIGICPSFGVQRGVVINITKTVESIKKAVAEAEKVSGISFEKVHVGIAGKHIKSMQNRSQINRTNVDSWITHEDVKRLKEESYKIALPPGDRIIHVLQQEYIIDNEPNISDPVGMMGVKMEGNFHIITGAEAAIQNIEMCIKAAGLEVASIELEPLASSDAVLNAQELEAGVALVDIGGGTTDVAIFENNTIRHTAVIPFGGNIITEDLRDFRILKEQAEVLKVKYGYAIPFEALRNQHVSIQGVRSGNNKELNLLSVAKVISARMKEILAHVDYQIKLSGYGKKLISGIVLTGGGSQLKNLVQLTEMETGQIARVGLPKEHLAHTRLKEIENPMYATGIGLVIRAFKLQDEESLCDVPATTNNTTTEVKTETPKTEIVNPIVEEDINKKEEDFSIPEEKIIEPQVNKNTDKKKSLVSIWGKRIGDWLKDDNDFTDI; encoded by the coding sequence ATGGAAACAAATAATAATGTAAAATCAAAGTTTAATGATGTAGTATGTGCTATCGATATAGGTACATCTAAAGTAGCTGCACTCGTAGCTAGAAGAAATCAATACAACAAAGTTGAAATTTTAGGTATTGGTATATGTCCATCTTTTGGCGTTCAAAGAGGTGTGGTTATCAATATTACTAAAACGGTAGAGTCTATCAAAAAAGCAGTTGCCGAAGCTGAAAAAGTATCTGGAATTTCGTTTGAAAAAGTGCATGTTGGTATTGCTGGGAAGCATATCAAGAGTATGCAAAACAGAAGCCAAATTAACAGAACCAATGTAGATTCTTGGATTACACACGAAGATGTAAAACGACTTAAAGAAGAGTCATACAAAATAGCATTGCCTCCAGGTGATAGAATTATTCATGTGCTACAACAAGAATATATCATCGATAATGAACCTAATATTTCTGATCCAGTTGGAATGATGGGCGTGAAAATGGAAGGCAACTTTCATATCATCACAGGTGCAGAAGCAGCTATTCAAAATATAGAAATGTGTATTAAAGCAGCTGGCTTAGAAGTGGCAAGCATTGAATTAGAACCATTGGCTTCTTCAGATGCAGTATTAAATGCACAAGAGTTAGAAGCTGGTGTTGCTTTGGTTGATATTGGTGGTGGAACTACAGATGTGGCTATCTTCGAAAATAATACTATTCGTCATACTGCTGTAATTCCTTTTGGTGGAAATATCATTACAGAAGATTTAAGAGATTTTAGAATTTTGAAAGAACAAGCAGAAGTACTTAAAGTAAAATACGGTTATGCTATTCCTTTCGAAGCACTTAGAAACCAACATGTTTCTATACAAGGTGTTCGTAGCGGAAATAATAAAGAATTAAACTTACTAAGCGTAGCAAAAGTAATCAGTGCAAGGATGAAAGAAATTTTAGCACATGTCGATTATCAAATCAAATTATCGGGCTACGGAAAAAAATTAATCAGTGGTATCGTGTTAACAGGCGGAGGTTCACAACTAAAAAATTTAGTACAACTTACCGAAATGGAAACAGGTCAAATTGCAAGAGTAGGTTTGCCAAAAGAACACTTAGCACACACACGATTAAAAGAAATCGAAAATCCAATGTACGCAACAGGTATTGGTTTAGTTATTAGAGCGTTCAAATTACAAGACGAAGAATCACTATGCGATGTGCCTGCTACTACAAATAATACAACAACCGAAGTAAAAACAGAAACGCCAAAAACAGAAATAGTAAATCCAATAGTTGAAGAAGACATCAACAAAAAAGAAGAAGATTTTTCTATTCCTGAAGAAAAAATAATTGAACCACAAGTAAATAAAAACACAGATAAAAAGAAATCTTTGGTGTCTATTTGGGGAAAAAGAATTGGCGATTGGTTAAAAGATGATAACGATTTTACAGATATTTAA
- the ftsZ gene encoding cell division protein FtsZ — protein MEFEMFSEYNSIIKVVGVGGGGCNAVNYMYEQGIPGVNFAVCNTDKQDLEKSGVPTKIQLGVSLLEGLGAGANPEEGRKAALEAEEEIRMYLGNNTKMVFITAGMGGGTGTGAGPIVAKVARDMDILTVGIVTMPFNNEGKPKRIKAEHGIENMKENVDALIVVSNNKLYDIYPDLDIDEAFSKADDILATAAKGVTEIITKPGKINVDFNDVKRIMEASGVALIGIGRGSGEDRAEQAIQSAITSPLLEDTDIYGAKGVVLYISYGNTFKMRELDLITETVQDETQSDCELIWGVCKDESLGDDIAITLIATGFETGETSKQRKKKVQVERNKVVHNLSQQQEEQEEITTPKVVVSQVEKEEKQVVEEIKLVQKPRNTVVFDLFDNSEEDEDEIIQKSTKVEDQFSLYELDVNQNEIAADEDAFETQDLEKELIKKRIAVEMQKNNNISLHELEREPAYKRYGLDLNDDNKDITQSNISDFSIYKNEETGKVEIKPNAMKDIYLD, from the coding sequence ATGGAATTCGAAATGTTTAGTGAATATAATTCAATAATAAAAGTAGTTGGCGTTGGTGGCGGTGGCTGCAATGCAGTTAACTACATGTATGAGCAAGGCATACCTGGCGTAAACTTTGCTGTTTGCAACACAGATAAACAAGACTTAGAAAAAAGTGGTGTGCCTACAAAAATTCAGTTAGGTGTTTCTTTGTTAGAAGGATTAGGTGCTGGTGCAAATCCTGAAGAAGGTAGAAAAGCGGCACTCGAAGCAGAAGAGGAAATAAGAATGTACTTAGGCAACAATACTAAAATGGTATTTATTACTGCAGGAATGGGTGGTGGTACTGGAACTGGTGCTGGTCCAATCGTAGCAAAAGTAGCCAGAGATATGGATATTCTTACCGTAGGAATTGTAACCATGCCTTTTAATAATGAAGGAAAACCAAAACGCATTAAAGCAGAACATGGTATCGAAAATATGAAAGAAAATGTAGATGCTTTAATCGTAGTATCTAATAATAAATTATACGATATTTATCCAGACTTAGATATTGATGAAGCATTTTCTAAAGCAGATGATATTTTAGCAACTGCAGCAAAAGGTGTTACCGAAATCATTACCAAACCAGGTAAAATTAATGTCGACTTCAACGATGTTAAAAGAATTATGGAAGCTAGTGGTGTAGCACTTATTGGTATTGGCAGAGGCAGTGGCGAAGATAGAGCAGAACAAGCCATTCAGTCTGCTATCACATCACCATTACTAGAAGATACAGATATTTATGGAGCGAAAGGAGTTGTATTATATATATCTTATGGTAATACATTTAAAATGCGTGAATTAGATTTAATTACCGAAACAGTACAAGACGAAACACAGTCTGATTGCGAATTAATTTGGGGTGTTTGTAAAGATGAATCACTAGGAGATGATATAGCAATTACTTTAATAGCTACTGGATTTGAAACTGGCGAAACTTCTAAGCAACGCAAGAAAAAAGTACAAGTAGAAAGAAACAAGGTAGTTCATAATTTAAGTCAACAACAAGAAGAGCAAGAAGAAATTACTACACCAAAAGTAGTAGTAAGCCAAGTAGAAAAAGAAGAAAAGCAAGTAGTTGAAGAAATTAAACTCGTACAAAAACCAAGAAATACAGTAGTGTTTGATTTGTTTGACAATAGTGAGGAAGACGAAGATGAAATAATACAAAAATCTACTAAAGTAGAAGACCAATTTTCTTTATACGAATTAGATGTCAATCAGAATGAAATTGCAGCAGATGAAGATGCTTTTGAAACACAAGACTTAGAAAAAGAACTGATAAAAAAACGCATTGCAGTAGAAATGCAAAAGAATAACAATATTAGTTTGCACGAGTTAGAAAGAGAACCAGCTTATAAAAGATATGGTTTAGACCTAAATGATGATAATAAAGATATTACACAGTCAAATATATCAGATTTCTCAATATATAAAAATGAAGAAACAGGCAAAGTAGAAATCAAGCCAAATGCCATGAAAGATATATATTTAGATTAG